One genomic window of Mycteria americana isolate JAX WOST 10 ecotype Jacksonville Zoo and Gardens chromosome 6, USCA_MyAme_1.0, whole genome shotgun sequence includes the following:
- the DUSP13A gene encoding dual specificity protein phosphatase 13A — translation MHLFQLAVSVRAVHRRVASPGEAFGGRRSVGSGVAWRCELLPGTCPSPSPGLPVTAPGGWQHPSAQCRASGRWEWGLSLALGMSGGEALGPRGPEGAGACTGDVPSLKEIEQLLNTGRPSCNHVDEVWPNLFLGDLVTAHNRFVLWKMGVTHVLNAAHGTAYSHGGQDFYGATIDYYGVPAHDLPSFDISQFFFSAAQFIHNALNTPGAKILVHCAVGVSRSASLVLAYLMINHHLPLVEAIKTVKEHRWISPNRGFLKHLRNLDVQLRQKKDC, via the exons ATGCATCTGTTTCAACTGGCTGTGTCTGTCAGGGCAGTGCACAGGCGAGTGGCCAGCCCTGGGGAGGCATTCGGGGGACGCCGCAGCGTGGGGAGTGGCGTGGCTTGGCGGTGTGAGCTGCTGCCCGGCAcctgccccagcccatctcccGGCCTCCCCGTGACCgccccggggggctggcagcaccccagcGCACAGTGCCGTGCCTCTGGACGGTGGGAGTGGGGTCTCTCCCTGGCTCTCGGCATGTCTGGGGGGGAGGCGCTGGGCCCCCGGGGACCCGAAGGTGCTGGAGCATGCACGGGGGATGTCCCCTCCCTTAAAGAAATCGAGCAGCTCCTGAACACCGGGCGGCCCTCTTGCAACCACGTTGATGAAGTATGGCCTAATCTCTTCCTAGGAGACCT agTAACAGCTCACAACAGATTTGTTTTGTGGAAGATGGGTGTGACCCATGTTTTAAATGCTGCCCATGGCACAGCATACAGCCACGGAGGCCAGGACTTTTACGGAGCGACCATTGATTACTATGGTGTACCAGCCCATGACCTCCCAAGCTTTGATATAAGCCAGTTCTTTTTCTCTGCGGCACAATTTATCCACAATGCCTTGAACACGCCAGGAG CTAAAATTTTGGTACATTGTGCAGTTGGAGTAAGCAGGTCAGCTTCCCTAGTCCTTGCATATCTCATGATAAATCACCACCTCCCATTGGTTGAAGCCATCAAAACAGTGAAGGAACATCGATGGATTTCACCCAATCGTGGCTTTCTCAAACACCTGCGAAATTTGGATGTTCAGCTACGGCAAAAGAAGGACTGCTGA